From the genome of Miscanthus floridulus cultivar M001 chromosome 10, ASM1932011v1, whole genome shotgun sequence, one region includes:
- the LOC136486951 gene encoding uncharacterized protein isoform X2, with the protein MPLPVSGRRGLPILPLLLLLILYALPARLPRCAAESATCLAVYREGGAPAVFQSAHCPRWTLPPHDDQGDGGGKSSPMGCHVAADRGRRRSQEDRAVCALGIRIPFVEQMRIKEVDVGVVAIFDGHNGAEASEMASKLFMDYFLLHVYFLLDGIYSMLFRKSTGKLTYREVTILNNVFNLYKDDQSNHGERSCWTSPAILDRSFHMEILKESLMRAVHDIDLTFSKEALQNNFESGSTATVVLIADGQIIAANVGDSKAFLCSQGYDSHHRNRIWVNNNMKACIVSGKRRRKRNSINHEEFALANYDGPLYHARELTKDHHPDREDERSRVEAAGGYVLEWAGVYRVNGELALSRAIGDIPYKRYGVISTPELTGWQILSENDTFLIASSDGVFEKMTMQDVCDLMLHAKFRVKHDFGSSAMTQHNLADYLVHVALQKGTTDNVAAVIVPLGSPGSTGTTLKDWSQFEEDLKTSISPVLNIPYGLKPDDGTSSAVIDMGYFKRSSIKFQRFLVEAKPKKLGCFYLSESLDEDMDYIFRVPEAYQREEDFNHMPAETVLYSDGNLEKYKDRHFCLYLGHQDGEMGRCNGPEAFANFFGLLDSLPHNGSKSNGSHSFGNTIDFRYKLKRRFDRGSYGEVWLAFHWNCSEDADVHKEPPHFTTISKSEMYNCTSSDTMSSDEDHVSGTVDGDLFILKRIMVERGNAAYLSGLREKYFGELFSNASRTLEGLLRTESSTISLDMQYNPDIRLERNMLATEEPLKHVARFIESFESESREIWLVYHNEGRSLSKLIYTAEETKLVTGNNNETVRHIQVLHPSKWWHWLRTTKAGQNQMQNLLWQLLMGLKACHDRNITHRDIKPENMIICFEDMETGKCLREVPSEAKQNKLNMRLIDFGSAIDDYTLKNLYGSGPTRSEQTFEYTPPEALLNSNWFQGSKSARLKYDMWSVGVVMLELMVGSPHVFQISDRTRILMDQRLEGWSEQTKELAYKLRSYMDLCILVPGISSQHHGSGGPEQGQFGLASWKCSEESFAHQVKIRDPLKIGFPNLWALRFARQLLVWHPEDRLSVDEALNHPYFQEPT; encoded by the exons ATGCCCTTGCCCGTCTCCGGCCGCCGCGGCCTCCCCATCctaccgctcctcctcctcctcatcctctacGCGCTCCCCGCGCGGCTCCCGCGGTGCGCGGCCGAGTCGGCGACGTGCCTCGCCGTGTACCGGGAGGGGGGCGCCCCCGCGGTGTTCCAGTCCGCGCACTGCCCGCGCTGGACCCTCCCCCCGCACGACGACCAGGGGGATGGCGGGGGCAAGAGCTCCCCGATGGGGTGCCACGTGGCGGCCgaccgcggccgccgccggtcCCAGGAGGACCGCGCCGTCTGTGCCCTCGGCATCCGCATCCCCTTCGTAG AGCAGATGAGGATTAAGGAAGTTGATGTGGGAGTGGTGGCAATATTTGATGGTCATAATGGAGCTGAGGCTAGTGAGATGGCTTCTAAGCTTTTTATGGATTACTTCCTGCTCCATGTTTATTTTCTTCTCGATGGAATATACTCCATGCTGTTCAGAAAATCTACTGGGAAACTGACATATCGGGAAGTTACTATTCTTAATAATGTATTTAATCTGTACAAGGATGACCAATCCAACCATGGAGAGAG GTCAtgttggacatcgccagctattcTAGACCGGTCATTTCACATGGAAATCCTGAAGGAATCACTAATGAGGGCAGTTCATGATATTGATTTAACATTCTCCAAGGAAG CTTTACAGAACAATTTTGAGTCTGGTTCAACAGCGACCGTGGTCTTGATAGCTGATGGACAAATTATAGCAGCCAATGTCGGAGATTCAAAAGCTTTTCTGTGCTCACAAGGATATGATTCGCACCATCGAAATA GGATTTGGGTGAATAATAATATGAAGGCTTGCATTGTATCAGGGAAacggagaagaaagagaaactcAATCAATCATGAGGAATTTGCTTTGGCAAATTATGATGGACCATTGTATCATGCAAGGGAGTTGACCAAGGACCATCATCCTGATAGAGAAGACGAGAGAAGCCGCGTGGAGGCTGCTGGTGGTTATGTTCTTGAGTGGGCTGGTGTATACCGAGTTAATGGTGAGCTAGCGCTATCAAGAGCTATTGGTGACATTCCATACAAAAG GTATGGTGTAATATCAACACCTGAATTGACAGGGTGGCAGATTCTGTCAGAAAATGACACTTTTCTTATTGCATCATCTGATGGGGTCTTTGAGAAAATGACTATGCAAGATGTTTGTGACCTGATGTTGCATGCTAAATTTCGTGTTAAACATGATTTTGGATCTTCTGCTATGACACAACATAATTTGGCAGATTATTTAGTTCATGTTGCTTTACAGAAAGGCACAACAGACAATGTGGCTGCTGTAATTGTTCCATTGGGATCACCTGGTAGCACTGGTACTACATTAAAAGATTGGTCCCAGTTTGAAGAAGATCTCAAGACATCTATTTCTCCAGTGTTGAATATTCCATATGGACTGAAGCCTG ATGATGGCACTAGTTCAGCTGTCATTGACATGGGATATTTCAAGCGTTCATCAATAAAGTTCCAGAGGTTCTTG GTTGAAGCAAAACCTAAGAAGCTTGGTTGTTTCTATTTATCCGAGAGTCTGGATGAAGATATGGACTACATATTTAGGGTACCGGAAGCATACCAGCGTGAAGAAGACTTCAATCACATGCCAGCTGAGACTGTCTTATATTCTGATG GTAATCTTGAAAAATACAAGGACAGACACTTTTGCTTGTACCTTGGTCATCAAGATGGCGAAATGGGGCGGTGCAATGGTCCTGAAGCTTTTGCAAATTTTTTTGGTCTACTTGACTCCCTTCCGCATAATGGAAGCAAATCAAATGGTTCACACTCCTTTGGCAACACAATAGATTTCAG ATACAAGCTTAAGAGAAGATTTGATCGTGGGTCATACGGTGAAGTCTGGTTGGCATTTCACTGGAATTGCTCTGAAGATGCAGATGTTCATAAAGAGCCTCCACACTTTACCACTATATCTAAATCAGAGATGTATAATTGCACAAGTTCAGACACAATGTCATCTGATGAAGATCATGTTTCAGGCACAGTAGATGGTGATTTATTCATACTAAAGCGCATAATG GTGGAGAGGGGAAATGCGGCTTACTTGAGTGGATTGCGTGAGAAATACTTTGGGGAATTATTTTCAAATGCTTCCAGAACTCTTGAAGGTTTGTTGAGGACAGAATCATCGACTATCTCATTGGACATGCAATACAATCCTGATATCCGTTTAGAAAGGAACATGTTGGCTACTGAGGAACCACTCAAGCACGTGGCTAGGTTTATAGAATCTTTTGAATCAGAATCAAGGGAAATTTGGCTGGTGTATCACAATGAAGGCCGCTCATTATCAAAACTGATATATACTGCCGAAGAAACGAAGTTAGTCACTGGCAACAATAATGAGACGGTCAGACATATTCAAGTTCTGCACCCATCGAAGTGGTGGCATTGGTTAAGGACAACAAAAGCTGGGCAAAACCAAATGCAAAACCTCTTATGGCAGCTG TTGATGGGACTGAAGGCCTGCCATGATCGTAATATCACTCACCGGGATATCAAACCTG AGAACATGATCATTTGCTTTGAGGACATGGAGACTGGAAAGTGTCTAAGAGAGGTTCCATCTGAAGCAAAGCAAAATAAGTTGAACAT GCGTCTGATTGACTTTGGCAGTGCCATTGATGATTACACGTTGAAGAATCTTTATGGTTCAGGCCCTACTCG ATCTGAACAGACATTTGAGTACACTCCTCCAGAGGCACTCCTTAATTCAAACTGGTTTCAAGGATCAAAAAGTGCAAGGCTTAA GTATGATATGTGGAGTGTTGGAGTTGTCATGCTAGAGTTGATGGTGGGTTCTCCCCATGTTTTTCAGATAAGCGACCGCACACGTATTTTAATGGATCAGCGTCTCGAAGGGTGGAGTGAACAAACAAAGGAGCTTGCATACAA GTTGAGGTCATACATGGACTTGTGCATTTTAGTCCCAGGGATTTCCTCACAACATCATGGCAGTGGTGGCCCAGAACAG ggtcaattTGGGTTAGCTTCTTGGAAATGCTCTGAAGAATCATTTGCACATCAAGTGAAGATCAGAGATCCTCTTAAGATTGG CTTTCCTAATTTATGGGCACTGCGATTCGCACGCCAGCTACTTGTGTGGCATCCT GAGGATCGGCTAAGTGTCGATGAAGCTCTAAATCATCCTTACTTCCAGGAGCCAACGTAA